TATATATTCAAGAGACATTTTCAAATCGAGAATACAAAAAATGGCGAAtcatttgatttgtttgtaacagATTTGAGATTGCTCATCAAAAAGTGGGTATCCAGAAGGCTTTTTAGACACGATCCATGATAACTTTGTATTTGGCGTTCGATCTGTGATACACCGGAAAAGTTCATCAGCAAACGGTTTAACAGTACAGAAACCTTTGGGCATTACTTGTACGTATTAACATTTCTGTCTGCATGTCGTATTAACTCACAAAATTACTCATTAAACAATAGGACTATAACCAAATTGTACATGCTTTACCACCAAGGTCATATCAACACCTAGAGGCAAAGAGGAATCCAAAACCAAAGTCAAGAGGCAAACTGAAGTATGCTAAAGGAAGAAGGCTTGTTGTTCAAACTGAGGACCCAAACATGATAAATAATGTCGGAAAAGAAATCACTttgataatgtatatatatgctaCAAAAAGAAAAGGAACAAAACAAATCACGAGGTAAATGAGTTTTCCTCCTCAGATCTAAGCGACAACTGTGCTGGTTATTGTGTAAATACTAGCTGTTACTCATGACAAAAGCAAAAATCAAACTTCTGTCATAATTTCAGCTGgtcaaaacaacacacaatTAAAATTCAAGATTGACTCTGGTGCACAAGTAAATAGCACATGTGCAAATCATTTTGTAGATTTTTTGTTGAACCACACATACAATTGACAGTTTATGATTGCACCTCACTCAGAGTTAGTCTTCAATGATTGTACAATGGTAAAATGTCAGGAAACGAATTTACATTGTAAACACATTTAAGGTCTTAAAACTTGCCTTGCAATGAATAACACAAATTTGTATCAGCAATAAAACCTGACGTTTTTTTAACACAAAGGaccaaattatttcaaaatgtattttatggtCTAGGAACACTTAAAAATGAGTGtgacatacatataaaatcGGGTGCAATATTTGTAAGACACTATCCCAGACGTGTATATATTGCTAATAAGGGCATACTAAAGACAGAATTAGACAGAATGACGGTTAAAGACATAGTGATTGTCGAAGTAACAGGACTGTTTGCAGCAGGGTTAACAGTATGGTACCAGTGTTGAAAAAACCATTGCCGCTTTAAGTGTTTGCAAACTACCATAACGCGACAATAGTGAGACCACACTGTCCATCTAGATCAATTGAAGATATTTGCCTGACTTGACAGGTGCGGCAGAATTTTCCAAATTGGACACCGAATCATGAATGATTTCTGACAGTTTTCTATTTTCCCTTTGGCAGATATAGGTATCTTTAACTTCCATATGGTGTCAATTGTGCTTAAGACGATTTCGCGCAGAAAATGGATCTGAAGGTTTATATGGCGTCAGGGTCATTGTTAAagacattgtttgttttgtcataGACAAACAGACACATGGCAGAAATTTGGACAAACGTAtggaaaaatgtcaataaaaaggTCTCAAACTCAATTCTGAGAAAAGTGAGATTAGTTATTCAGAAGTAATTTTCTTTGAGCATTTACTGACGTCAAACCGACTAAAATTGATCTTTCAGAGGTAAGAGCTGTCCAGTAAAAGCCATTTGCTAAGTCAAAGTCTGAGCTAAAGACTTTTTAAGGAATGATGAATTATTTGCCACGATTTGCATCCAATCCTGCAGAAATAACTAGCCCATGGAGACagtttctgtaaataaatagttattttccGGTGGAAACCGGAACATGAAAATgtcttgaataaaattaaaagggtAATAACTAAAAACCGAGGACAGCTGGTTCTCTCCTACTACATTTCAAAATAGTGATGTTATGCTTGAGTTGGAATTGTCTCGGTTGTGATTTTGCTTCGAGAGCACTGACGCCTGCAGAAAGAATCCATGCCCAAATTACCACAGAGCTCTACTCTGTATTGCATGGCATGATCAAGTTAAATCAAATGCAATATGGACGGCATGTTGTCCCGCCAAGATTGCATAAGATAAGTTTGCAtctacataaatataattatgaaattgtCCACGTACATGGAAAGGACATTCCATTAGCTGATATGCTAAATCAAAACTATTTGCAATGAATTGATGTATGCAAAGACATTGATCATGATCCCtgttcatgtacattttttCATGGGGAAATGTGTTATGGGTGATCGGAAAATGGCACTGatcaaaaaagtaaaattgagaCTGATCAGGATATTTTGACACACACAATAGTAACAGTTTGGCCTGTTCAGAGACAGAGCTGTCCAGATTGTATTTTACAGATATATATACAGAATTTCAGAGATGAACTGACAGTCATAGGCGATTTGTTGTTCAATGGAAACAATGTAATTATTATACTGGACATGATTCACACAAAGGCATGCAGAACTGTACTCAGTGTAATATTTTGGCCCATAAGACTGATGACACGGACATCTTTCGACTTTTGCGACATTGATGTGCCTACGAAGGATGAATtgattataatacatgtatatactatttGCATTGTCCACACACAGTACATACTTGGCACGGGAATTCGACTCATTGTTTGGTCTGAAATGATACGTTGAAGTAATTGTATGACCAATAActgaaaaagcaaacaaatacatacaaaacaaagatTTCGGACAAAACACTGGTCACTAATACTATCACTAAGGATACCATTAGTGACAAGGTTTTCGTCCGAAATTGTTGTCTTTCACAGTAATAAGTCATAAAAACgagtttaatatataatttcataCCAAACAATGAGTCAAATTCCTGAGCCaaagttaaaatgtcaaatagttgatgttaaatttaatatactaatttttaccaaattaatcatatataatatgctataaataaaaaataatacaaacacgTCATTGCTTTTGCTGTTTTTAACCTACTTTTTAACCAAATTAATCAGcacatctgttttattttattttcaaaatattacaaGGCAACGGCGATCCTCTTGGCATCCTCTGGGTGCCTTGTTCTACATCCTCTCAATGCTTTGTATTTTCAATCTGtctattaaatattaaagagcAAGCGTTGTAAATAAGGAGGTTACAAACATGGGAGGATATTTCCCAACACCTTTACCAATGACGGCAATACAGACTACTTTCATAAGCAATAAAAATTCTTGTACGGGTTAAAGTCAATTACGAGTCAGCCAGTTTATTAAGTACAACTGATCTTTAAGCAGTATTTTCGCAGAAAAAGGCTAGGGTATAAaataaacagtgtgtgtataccacgtgataaattgcgtcataaatgctacgtcgaaggcaatattttgcttcggatgaaaactttaaacaaggataacttcactttttcttcaccattttagaaTTAACATAGCCCAGTCTACGCCGGTTACGGAGCCTCtcctttggtcttttaccagagtttgattgagagtttagtttctttaaacacttcgacaaaccttttcaaaatacggccgtctgacggagcactgtcaaaacatgatttagGAAACaggtttatcgaagtgtttgatgaaactaatgactttatcaaatttcggtaataatacaaatgtggggctctttaagaggcatagactgccctttgtttcatttaaaatggtgttgtacaagaaaagttatctttgatttaagtcttcattttaagcaaaattttgccttccgacgtagcatatattatacgacgtaatttatcacgtggtatacacacactgataaatAACGCGCATACATTTGACAGCGTTCCATGTAAATCTAAAGGTTTATGATTTTATGGCATAGTTATCGCTTTACATCAGTAACAATGACAATGCCGCCGCTAAATATATGGAAGGATAACATAGCAATTCGTTGACTATTTTCTTTGATAAACAAACCAGTTTAAAGCTAGAGCTATCATTGGATATGATTAATACCCCACTGGGAGTGATTTATGCTCATTAAATGCCCTATGTTGGTGAGAAGGCATCACTTCAAGTTAGTGACCCTACTATATAAGAGTACCGTCTACACTGGGAAAGAAGGGATGAAAGTTTCTAGATTAGTTTTTAAGAGCATAGCACAGTCTTTTAATGAGTTGAccaaacacaatatatataaggACAACCACAGACTGCCATACCTGCACCCAGAGTTATGGATCCCTTTCCCTAATTGAGATTTATCCGTATATCTCGTATAGGAAGTTCGAAATAAATACCTCAAATAAATTACCTTACCAAGTTATGCTTcggaaaaacaataaataagcaaaataaCAAAGGACAATAGCTAAAACTGGACGCCAAATGGCAACATGTCGATCCCGTTTAAAGAGTCATTGGCGCAGACATATCGTTTCTTTAATGCAATTGCATTACAGAATAACATGGGAGTTAAACAATACGTGAGACCAGCGACTCTACTAGttctttttgaaaatcctataacaGGCATGGTAAAGATAAGGTTCAGTCCAAACCAGTCCTATCAACAGTACTCATTTGGAAATTTATAACCTTTAAGTGTAACCATAATCTTTGAGgtacatataattgtatgtgCCTTCAGggcaagttatttgaaaatcctataatgcatggtcaagatacagcccagacAAGGGTTATTTCAAACTATgccctttaagtgtgaccttgatcttaaaGGTACACGATGAGTGTTGTGAACGATACGCCTGCTCCTGATGGTGAACCTTCAatgcaagttattttgaaaatccTGAAATACATGGTAAGATACACCCCGGgcaaggatcatttcaacctttgatcTCTAACTTTGACAAACAGATCTGGGTCTTTTGCGCTACACACCACCTCATGATGGTGAACTTTCATGGCAAGTCttcttgaaaatcctataatgcaagGTCAAGATACCCatgatcatttcaacctttgaccttaaTTCTTGAAATTTGACATTCAGACCCAGGTCTTGTGCGCCGCACGCTACCTCATCATTTTGAACCTTCATGGCGCTTTTTAGAAAGTCTTATAATGCATTGTCAACATACAGCACCCGACAAGGaccatttcaacctttgaccgcTAATATTGACCTTTGATGTACACACTGGGTCTTGTGCGCGACACGTACGCAGCCTCTTCATTGTGAACCTTCACGGTGGCACGTTTTTCGAAAATCTTATAATAAATGGTCAAGATACAAACCTGGCAAGGATAATTTCACCGTTTCACcggtaactttgaccttgacacGCAACCTCATGGTGATGAACCTTCATtgcaagttttttttcaaaaatcttttaatacatggtcaagatacagcacGGACAAGGATCAGTGTAACACTGACctttaaccttgacctttgaggtacagaaaTGTTTCTTGTGTGCGACGTACCTCCGCATCATGGTACACATTCACGGAAAGTTTTTGAAACTCGTGTAATGCGTTGTCAGTATACAGCCTTGACAAGGACCATTTCAAACTTTGAACTCTAACCTGGACGTACCTACTTGGGTCATGTAGCTGACACACCACTTtaatggtgaaccttcatggcagtttttttaatctataatgcatggtcaagatacagcctggacaaggatcatttcaacctttgacctctaaacTTGACCTTTAACGTACAGACCTAGGTCTCGACACACTGCCTTATCGTGGCAGGtcttttgaaaatcctataatgcttggtcaagatacagcccggaaAAATTCAGTTtggacgcacgcacgcacatacaAGGAACCGCCATTATGACAACAATGTCTTGCTCACCGCAAGCAGGTTCGACAAAAAATACTGCAGCAAGGGTTATGGTCCCTGTGCCTACACTTCTCAATGAGACCCATAtgtttatgaagtttgaagtaaatACCTCATGGacttttcaaattatgctcctggcaaaatgtcaaaatgaaaattagCAATGGCCAATAACCCAAAAATACTGCAACCAGACACAAATTCAGTATAGAAattaacaaagggaaataagcaaaaaaaatatctgtatgTGAAGTTTGAattcaatacctcaaagacttttcaagttattttccagacaaaaaataacaaaggacAATTACTCGAAATTCTGAAGTCAGAGTTGTGATTCCTATTCACTGCACATTTCATCAATGAGTTATACCTGTTTTTGTTCAAGTTTAAAGTCaacattaaacttaaaaacttcaaattatgctctggacaaaaaaaatatgtatgaaaaagtAGCAAAGGGCAATAAGTCAAAATATActgcagccagagttatggttctgaTCCAttgcacttctcctcaaaagatacatctgtatatgaagttcgaagtcaatacctcaaataCATATGTTGAAATGGAGAAAAGTAGACTTGTCCCAATGTCATTTAGACATGGTGGTGGCCGTAATAAAGAAGATGTGCAAAAGATGTCactctttttgaaaaaatagaCAAGGGCTAAGAAATGaaaactcaaaatgtatttgttaaataatgtacTTCAGGAAGTTACCCAATAGTGTACAGGTAGGCTTTTTCACAGCGCACCATTCAAGTTATGACAAGCAACAAAACACAACATAGAGATCATTGagcaatcatttatatatattgaagcAAGTATTAACcaaacaatataatttgtaaTCCCCAATTACTGACTTTTTATTTCAAGCCAATTTGTTActatcatttcaaatatattaacacaaaatgCAGATGATTTGGTTCATTTTTACATTGCCAACATTCAGCTCCATTGTATAAATTTACAAACCATTTACTTCAAAACAGAAACAGAAGCTTTAACATTAGCCATACAGATACTTCAGGTAAACATGTACTTGtagaaaaaaaagacaaaactgGTTTAGGATTATCAATAATATCACAGACAGTTAATACACTGTTCATACAATATGAACATGGCTTATGGGtcataactacatgtacatgagATGCTAcacattaaacaagagacaTCTGTTTTTTTACAGAGCAATTgtcaatttttcaaatttcataatatatacagcaatgaaatttcaTGAACATTAGTGTTATAAAGATACATAATTCATTATGGTTATGTGTCTTTGTATTCATATTCAAGCTTTCCACAGCATGCAGCTATTAAATTCAACACAAATTCCATTTACTAAGTTATAATATTGGAACATTCtgaaaatttgaaacaaaatgaaagcattgaataaataaaagataCTGTAGGAAAACCTAATCATAACaacaatcaatcattcaatTCCATTCATGTCTTTTGGCCATGGAAAtgtatgatatgtatatataactttaaaagtaattttgaCCGTCAATATGATTGAATTACTATTACTATaagtttaacttaaatatgaatgataataataaatatataaggccacaacaaattgatcatttgttctacggattttgccaaaaaaaagtaagagcgagcgagcgaaaaaaaaaaaaaatacttttttttaaatttaaggcaaatcagaggcgagcgaagagcgaaaaattaaaaaataaataaaaaagtttattacttaccaaatttatcataaaattatgtcaagaaatgcttttcaattacaaacaaaggttctcagttataaatgaaaaggttttgattgtatcacatgaaaatctgtctcaacaAATGGCAAtgagatccagtgctttactattaacttaaatttaaacgtggatatattgtaaagacaacattcctcatagtatCGTGCAATTATTCGaggaccaaaaagaaaactattgtattcattccgtaacttactatcacaaaaaacattttagactagtaagagtaattcatcatttgagcatttccaaatattgggtcaggtctaaatatgaacctcttgaagcacatgataaaattgtagtgacaTTGACACTGCAGaagattgaaaaagtaaataacacagagaacatttctaaaaaaagaaacactgtGGATTgaattgcgggacaacatacTTGAAGCAGGATCAAACAattctgcaaatgtggcaccggttattattttaaagcaggtggtgtttccctttcaagacctcgccttgaCCAAGAACCTATGCtgtataggtccgtgccttaaaaagaataacatgatGGCCCCATAGCTTCAATGaccgtaagaaacaggccactttactacaaCTTGGTCAAAGAAAAATTTAGATAAGcacaaagaattgagaaaattaaaacagtcattttacttataaaaggttttattttctgatttaactgatgttattttcaaactgtATGTGTTATGcaatagtcaattgtaaccaccagccccccccccccccccccctccaggtctggggaatagcggggactttcggtccagccaaccccgccGGGCAaatccaccgcattcacccggcactgcggggccacctggaaggttaaaacacggttCATTTACCCGGCTATCCTCGGACCtgaggggagggggggggggcgtggttacaattgactggtgtataaaTACAGattgtttctaaaacatttacaagtcctactatttttatctgttttaaacaattatgattatatgaaaactgagacatttaagaatttaaaaaaataactcacgaaaacatgttcactGGTTGTACCGTAAGTCGTGTGttcgtgtattttaatataagttttgcactcaaaatccgatctagttattatttaacactaaattttgagtacaaaacaataaatgacttaaaacacacataaataattattgctttcgacgctgtgaaactcttgttgtttactgaagactataatccattgactatgacactaattttcacttaaaacgtgtattttacattacaaatactgaaagtaacatgaaacttaataccggaaatgaataacaacggcgcgtcctgcaaaatattcccgacaaaaaagactgtcaacaaatatcggctatgttgcggttacccggaccttattttgtcctgacacgaggaaagtttgctcgcgaagaatgtaaagcatggaattACCTTCAAAAAGGCGaggtcgacgttgcaggtttaaattctaagtaaaagaatttcagaaaatagagaAAATTTAGAAGTCAACAAtaaatatgcgcggccaaatagtatgtgcgggcgcaaaataagttttttagtttttttttagtttttcgaattttaggtgcggcaaatccgacgaacaaatgatcaatttgttgtggcctaaagAAAGTAGGATATATGTCATACAAATTCAATGCCTTCAAATTTTGCATCTCCTATTTTCATTTCCTCATATAAAATGTTTCCCTCAACGTCAAAAACCATGATGTAAGTTGCCTTATTTGCACCATCTTCTTCTGATTTCAAGGCCACTATCACATTGTGGTTGGTTCCAGGCACAAATTTAAAAGATGAGAATCCGTGAGTTGGGTTTAATTTACCCACAGCTGAGACTTCTATATTCTTAAAGTCTTCAGTTGCAGTGAACATGAGATTGGTTGCCCTCTTTTCATCAGCGTTTTCATCATAACGGAGTCTGCTTGCCCTGCGAGGCATGAAGAACCACCTCTGATGGACAGAGCTCCACACGGCCGACTCGTGAATCATATAGCCTGTAGAAACAGAAACAATAACCTAGATAAGCAAATATGAGTACAAAGTAGACTGGTAGACATctgatatcataattttatgtaatttagtattatttaacTCTTGAACTACTATGCAAGAGATCTGATGCTTTCAGTGGTCAGACAATccaactgatatatatatatatatataggagagtctaaaaaataccaaaaaatgagtttaaatCAAAGGCTGACATCCAGCTTTTGCCTTTTGATTTCAAAGTTCTTTTGTATGTCATACCAGGGAGATTCATTCCCATCTTTTCCCGCAGAGCATTGTAGTTGTCCTTCCAGTCATGATGCTGGATGTCGCCCATAACGCCAATGGATTTCACCCACTGTGGATTTGTGTTGACTACCTCTCCATCACCTGTTGTCCACTCCTTCCCTAGACCTCCAACATATAGCCTGTTGTCCTTAACAGTTGCCCATTCACACTTGAATCCTGAAATGATGTGAAATCtctttcattaaaacatattttaaaaacatggatATTGAAACTAAGGAATAATTGTTCAGTTAactaatatgaatatttatggcAATGTAGTAAAACATACCACTTATTTGTCAAAAATTATCTCATTAGTTAATTTAATATCATGattaaattatgatataatttgcacttcatctttatatttaaacaatttatgtatatatgtcaTGTAGCCTACTAACTGAATTTTAGTAaattatatatcttttaaataaacaaatactgatTGAATGTCtgtttaatatacatgtacatgctaaaatagtttatatatataaattgatgaTATAATCGGATGTGCTGTCTGTCTGGAGCGCCAATCATGTTCTAGTGATTTTAATACTGTAAAGATCACCATAAACATGAACAATTGACCCATAACTTAAGGTCATCTTACAACCACACAGAATGTCAATGACAGTCAATGTGTATACTTAGGTTGAAGACGCTTCACAAAGTTGTTCATTGTATACTATACTACCTTTTGCTGCACTGCCATCGCCATCTGTCAAGATGTATCTCGGTATAACTTTGTTGTCATCTATTTCATATATTATCCCTGTTCTGTCATCCACTGTGTACAGTTTTCCATTAAATACAATAAGCTCAGATAACTCCATTCCTCTTCCGCCTTCTGACACTTTCGAAGTCAATGTGACtgttttatcaaattgtactGCAATTTTTGTGTTATCGTCCGATATTGTCAAGTTTCCATACTTCAAGTAGCTAATCCATGTGTTTGACTTATCTGGATGTTTAGAGTCCGTGTCCAAATCTGTAACAATTGCAATTCTGTACTGTGTTCCTGAGTGTGTTTTGACGGGGGGTGTTAGTGGATAACTGTAGTCATATATGGTATGATCAGACTCCGAGGACATAATTTGTGAATCACAATTCAAACCAAATCTGCCCTTTTTCGAAGAAggaatgaaatatattaaaagtataaCAACAGCTATAAAAAGTACTAAAGCATAAGCCATAAATCGTGGTTTCATTTGTAATCTGGCATTCCCGACCCGATACTGGGTGGGGGATCGAATTGCAGCCATCCAATCATTGACAGTAAATTGGTTCTGCGTAGAGTTCCTGGGAGCAGAATATGATTGCGATTTGTGCAACATTTTGCGGAGCAAATGTcgtttcaaaaatgataaaaggaTCATCTAATTAAAGatcaaattgaatttttttcagCTTGACGTGTCGGATTTTACCGTAGGCTGCCATTTTGCGGTGTCAATGTAAATAACGAGCTCGTGGAAATAAGTCCTAGCAATTCTAAAATGTACTGCCATATTGTAGATACAGGTTACTCAttacttaaacataaactattttcaAGGGGCTTTAACTGGTCCCACATGTTAACACATCCCAATTTTTTTGAATCGATCCCACATGTTTTTCCACTTTTTCCAAATGGTTAAAATTCGTTAAGACCATTGCCATTGGTGCCAAAGATCGGATActggacttaccgaaatacAATTAATTACCGTCCAGTATCCCCAAAAAGATTGATTTAATGGAAACTGTCACTGTGCGTAGAACTTCTTTTATATGTGAGAAATATCCATTGGGTATCATGTAATTGTATGAATATGaactagtccatataaacagccgctttagagtcttgattttttttattatttttttttttttttggggggggggggggggtgactaAGTTGAACAATGTTAAACATCCTACACGTCATTGTACACTACATTGAGAAGTCGACCCagttatgcatcagtcaattgtaaccatggcccccaaggtccgggggtatactggggatagccggggaaatgggccgtgtttttacctttcagttggccccgcagtgccgggtgaatgcggtgctTTTGTATTTGCGCCAACTGTAGCCTTGCTTAGGGTCCCTGGGCTACGGAGGCATTTGGCGgtgattttaccatcagttcgtctccgcaggcgggggttttacccgggcttggctagagcgaaagtcaaagtccccgctattccccggacctggaggggtcgtggttacaattgactggtgcattagtagTTACCTGCACcagtaaatatatatcaatgacaTAGTATAAGGGGACActtaaagaaatcatttttcttacTTCTCAAATCTTTAaatcttatataatttacatatatgtcaatattttgaaaatgttaacttcCATACCTTAAGATATTCTATCCATTTgcaattatatgtttttgtgtaatcattttagtttgaaaaataatactGCTTTAACTAACCTTCACAGCATTTGGCATATAAACATTTGGTACTAATCACAAACTTCCAAGATGCTGTCATGAGTAACCATGTGCATATAGccatgaatgattgattgatggAGTAAGCCATCTGTTACATGTTCCTGCACCAAACTGCAATGAAACTGGATCTGATACTCTTATGgtttacataaaaaagaaacaagagaTGATATTGCAGTTTTATTTGTATGTCAAGACAGAGATGATGACAACATGGTCGGGTCATGACCGGGTGGGGGTGGTGCCTGGTGACAGATGTTGTTCGGTCAGGAAAGTAATGCTTACATGAGGACATGATTTGACACATTTCTTTAGTCATGTCATACACAATAATAGAACTCCATGTAGAACTGTTCACTGATGAACTTTCAAGCAAAATTTTCGAATGTTTACATCTAAATTGTTGCAGTATGtcttaattttattataaaaacatagaGAAGTGCTATGAAGACTTTTTATCGAACTTAAAGTACACTTCTTGACACttcttattttgttaaaagtaaaaCTTGAAAATGGTATTATCATGAActtttgcttttttgaaaattttaactCCTAATAATAATGAGTCATGAGCAGTGTTTCATAGACATGTAGATAAAGTTACGAGCAGGTACACTGCAGCATTAGAGAGGTTGCGAAATGCTAACTGTTCAGGTGAATGTACTGTGGGATCTACTTTCTGTGCACTACATCATCCAGGTATACAGGTTTCGATGCAAGAGTGTAGTCGATATCCTGGACACAGGTCAAGTT
Above is a genomic segment from Mya arenaria isolate MELC-2E11 chromosome 2, ASM2691426v1 containing:
- the LOC128221025 gene encoding soluble calcium-activated nucleotidase 1-like yields the protein MILLSFLKRHLLRKMLHKSQSYSAPRNSTQNQFTVNDWMAAIRSPTQYRVGNARLQMKPRFMAYALVLFIAVVILLIYFIPSSKKGRFGLNCDSQIMSSESDHTIYDYSYPLTPPVKTHSGTQYRIAIVTDLDTDSKHPDKSNTWISYLKYGNLTISDDNTKIAVQFDKTVTLTSKVSEGGRGMELSELIVFNGKLYTVDDRTGIIYEIDDNKVIPRYILTDGDGSAAKGFKCEWATVKDNRLYVGGLGKEWTTGDGEVVNTNPQWVKSIGVMGDIQHHDWKDNYNALREKMGMNLPGYMIHESAVWSSVHQRWFFMPRRASRLRYDENADEKRATNLMFTATEDFKNIEVSAVGKLNPTHGFSSFKFVPGTNHNVIVALKSEEDGANKATYIMVFDVEGNILYEEMKIGDAKFEGIEFV